The genomic interval TCTTGCGGGCCCAATGCGGTTCAGGCCCTCACCGCCGGAGGATTGCAATTGTATCTCGGCCAAACGGGAAAGGCCAGGGAGGCTGTCGAAAAACTCCGGAACGGCCGACTGACGCCTTCCGACAGGCCCAACGTGCCCCCTCACTCGGGTATGGGACGGGGGGGAGGCAGAGGTGGATTCGGTTCCCGGTTCGGTGGCCGGGGGAACGGTGGGGTTTCGTAGCAAATTTTG from Deltaproteobacteria bacterium carries:
- a CDS encoding NifB/NifX family molybdenum-iron cluster-binding protein produces the protein MKVAVSSTGRELDSEIDPRFGRCAFFLIVDTEDMSFEVIPNGGPGMRGGAGIAAAQLVASKGARAVITGSCGPNAVQALTAGGLQLYLGQTGKAREAVEKLRNGRLTPSDRPNVPPHSGMGRGGGRGGFGSRFGGRGNGGVS